In the genome of Geothermobacter hydrogeniphilus, one region contains:
- the mgtE gene encoding magnesium transporter: protein MEPKLQRLLETIRRLLRRGATQNISRLLGKIHPADIAHLYRYLDPKEQQELFNLIREPEVAGEVLAELDHAFSARLLEQLTGVQISIILQNMPYDDAADIVQNLPEDLAAEVLNLMKDEDSEEIEGLLQYEEDSAGGIMSTEIFSLREDLTVKEAIGSIQKADDVEMVFYLYVTDEHNHLVGVLSLRQLLTVSPATVLRDVMIRDVISVRTDMDQEEVARVVEKYNILAVPVVDESNKLMGLITVDDVIDVIREEATEDIYKMAGANEEELLLGNQAFKIARLRLPWLITNLFGGVATGYLMWLFKVTIKDVIALISFIPVITGMGGNVGGQSATIVVRGFATGKIDMTTLRKVLFKEMRVGMIMGVVCGLTVGLVAWGWHHNPYLGMVVGLAMTVAMSVAATMGVLAPTFFKKIGVDPAIAATPFVQTANDITGILIYFATATMFIQYLK from the coding sequence ATGGAACCGAAACTGCAGCGACTCCTCGAAACCATCCGCCGCCTGCTGCGGCGTGGTGCCACCCAGAATATCTCCCGACTGCTCGGCAAGATTCACCCCGCCGACATCGCTCATCTCTATCGCTATCTCGACCCGAAGGAGCAGCAGGAGCTGTTCAACCTGATCCGTGAACCCGAGGTGGCGGGCGAGGTGCTGGCCGAGCTCGATCACGCCTTCAGCGCCCGGCTGCTGGAACAGCTGACCGGGGTGCAGATCAGCATCATCCTGCAGAACATGCCCTACGACGATGCCGCCGACATCGTCCAGAACCTGCCGGAGGATCTCGCCGCCGAAGTTCTCAACTTGATGAAGGATGAGGATTCGGAGGAGATCGAGGGACTGCTGCAGTACGAGGAGGACAGTGCGGGCGGCATCATGTCGACCGAGATCTTCTCGCTGCGCGAGGATCTGACCGTCAAGGAGGCGATCGGTTCGATCCAGAAGGCCGACGATGTCGAGATGGTCTTCTATCTTTATGTCACCGATGAGCACAACCACCTGGTCGGGGTGCTGTCGCTGCGCCAGCTGCTGACCGTCTCGCCCGCCACCGTGCTGCGCGACGTGATGATCCGCGACGTCATCAGCGTCCGTACCGACATGGACCAGGAGGAGGTCGCGCGGGTAGTCGAGAAGTACAACATCCTCGCCGTGCCGGTTGTCGACGAGAGCAACAAGCTGATGGGTCTGATCACCGTCGACGATGTCATCGACGTCATCCGCGAAGAGGCGACCGAGGATATCTACAAGATGGCCGGCGCCAACGAGGAGGAGCTGCTGCTCGGCAACCAGGCCTTCAAGATCGCCCGGCTGCGGCTGCCGTGGCTGATCACCAACCTCTTCGGCGGGGTCGCGACCGGTTACCTGATGTGGCTGTTCAAGGTCACCATCAAGGATGTCATCGCCCTGATCTCCTTCATCCCGGTCATCACCGGCATGGGCGGCAATGTCGGCGGTCAGTCGGCGACCATCGTTGTGCGCGGCTTCGCCACCGGCAAGATCGACATGACCACCCTGCGCAAGGTGCTCTTCAAGGAAATGCGGGTCGGCATGATCATGGGCGTGGTCTGCGGCCTGACCGTCGGCCTGGTCGCCTGGGGATGGCATCACAATCCCTATCTCGGCATGGTGGTCGGCCTGGCGATGACCGTCGCCATGAGTGTCGCCGCCACCATGGGCGTCCTCGCCCCGACCTTCTTCAAGAAAATCGGCGTCGATCCCGCCATCGCCGCCACCCCCTTCGTCCAGACCGCCAACGATATCACCGGCATCCTGATCTATTTCGCCACCGCGACGATGTTTATCCAGTATCTGAAGTAG
- the glyS gene encoding glycine--tRNA ligase subunit beta, translating into MSSELFLEIGTEEIPAGFLNPARRDLERLLRKEFAAAGLACGAIRTFATPRRIAIAVADLAAETPRQELKLTGPSLKVAFDADGKPTRAALGFARSNGVDVSDLGTIETDKGAYVAIDKVIEGKPTCDLLPEILERTVTGLPFRKSMRWKDLDVRFARPVHWIVALYDGRVVPFGFGNLTSGDQSRGHRFMAPESFTVSGCEQWLAELEKRFVIADPEKRRALIADGVKQAAEAIGGVVNLDEKLLDEITYLVEDPTPVAGGFEADYLQLPRELLVTSMREHQRYFTVSDADGRLLPNFITVSNTRAEDLSVVARGNERVLRARLSDAMFFWTEDQKVKLETRLEALKKVVYQQKLGTSYEKVMRFTALARGLAEQFEPEAVAQTERAALLAKCDLETGMVYEFPELQGVMGCEYARLEGEDERVATAIYEHYLPIEAGGDLPTDSVGAFVSIADKIDTICGCFGVGLIPTGSADPYALRRSAIGVLNILQDRGYRLSLAELIGRGVGLLGEKLTRPADEVVNDVLAFFRGRFQNMQGEVPADVVDAVLAAGFDDPLDAWARIEALAALKGQADFEPLAVAFKRVVNIIKGGTEAAVDPALFESQCEGDLLAAQQLAAQRVAEQVANGDYAAALQTIAGLRPAVDAFFDGVMVMAENAAVKTNRLALLTMVAELFAGIADFARIS; encoded by the coding sequence ATGTCCTCTGAACTTTTTCTTGAAATCGGTACCGAAGAGATCCCGGCCGGATTTCTGAACCCCGCCCGGCGTGATCTTGAACGGCTGTTACGTAAGGAGTTCGCTGCCGCCGGGCTGGCCTGTGGTGCCATCCGCACCTTTGCCACGCCGCGGCGCATCGCCATCGCCGTTGCCGACCTGGCCGCCGAAACCCCGCGCCAGGAGCTGAAACTGACCGGTCCTTCGCTGAAGGTCGCCTTCGATGCCGACGGCAAGCCGACCAGGGCCGCGCTCGGCTTCGCCCGCAGCAACGGGGTCGATGTCTCTGATCTCGGCACCATCGAGACCGACAAGGGCGCCTACGTCGCCATCGACAAGGTGATCGAGGGCAAACCGACCTGCGACCTGCTGCCGGAGATTCTCGAACGCACGGTGACCGGCCTGCCGTTTCGCAAGTCGATGCGCTGGAAGGATCTCGACGTCCGTTTCGCCCGCCCGGTCCACTGGATCGTCGCCCTCTACGACGGCCGGGTGGTGCCTTTTGGTTTCGGCAATCTGACCAGCGGCGATCAGTCGCGCGGTCACCGTTTCATGGCCCCGGAGAGTTTCACCGTCAGCGGCTGCGAGCAGTGGCTGGCCGAACTGGAAAAGCGGTTCGTCATCGCCGACCCGGAGAAACGCCGGGCGCTGATTGCCGACGGCGTTAAGCAGGCCGCCGAGGCGATCGGCGGTGTGGTCAATCTCGATGAGAAACTGCTTGACGAGATCACCTACCTGGTCGAGGATCCGACCCCGGTGGCCGGCGGCTTCGAAGCGGACTACCTGCAGCTGCCGCGAGAACTGCTGGTGACCAGCATGCGCGAGCACCAGCGTTACTTCACCGTCAGCGATGCTGACGGCAGGCTGCTGCCGAATTTCATCACCGTTTCCAACACCCGCGCCGAGGATCTCTCGGTGGTCGCCCGGGGAAATGAGCGGGTGCTGCGCGCGCGGCTCTCGGATGCCATGTTCTTCTGGACCGAGGATCAGAAGGTCAAGCTGGAAACCCGCCTCGAAGCACTGAAGAAGGTGGTCTACCAGCAGAAGCTCGGCACCAGTTACGAGAAGGTGATGCGGTTTACCGCCCTCGCCAGAGGCCTCGCCGAGCAGTTCGAGCCGGAGGCGGTGGCGCAGACCGAGCGCGCCGCGCTGCTGGCCAAGTGCGATCTCGAGACCGGCATGGTCTACGAGTTCCCCGAACTGCAGGGAGTCATGGGTTGCGAATATGCCCGGCTTGAGGGGGAGGATGAGCGGGTCGCGACGGCCATCTACGAGCATTACCTGCCGATCGAGGCGGGCGGCGATCTGCCCACGGACTCTGTCGGCGCCTTTGTCTCCATCGCCGACAAGATCGACACCATCTGCGGCTGTTTCGGCGTCGGCCTGATTCCGACCGGCAGCGCCGACCCCTATGCCCTGCGGCGCAGCGCCATTGGGGTGCTCAACATTCTGCAGGACCGGGGTTACCGCCTGTCCCTCGCCGAGCTGATCGGCCGGGGTGTCGGGCTGCTCGGCGAGAAACTGACCCGTCCTGCGGACGAGGTCGTGAATGACGTGCTGGCGTTCTTCCGCGGCCGCTTCCAGAATATGCAGGGAGAGGTTCCGGCCGACGTGGTTGACGCGGTGCTGGCCGCCGGTTTCGATGATCCGCTCGATGCCTGGGCGCGGATCGAGGCGCTTGCCGCCCTCAAGGGACAGGCGGATTTCGAGCCGCTGGCGGTTGCCTTCAAGCGGGTGGTCAATATCATCAAGGGCGGGACCGAGGCGGCTGTCGACCCGGCCCTGTTCGAATCGCAATGCGAGGGAGATCTGCTGGCGGCGCAGCAACTGGCGGCGCAGCGGGTGGCGGAGCAGGTCGCGAATGGGGATTACGCGGCCGCCCTGCAGACTATCGCCGGGTTGCGACCGGCGGTCGACGCCTTCTTCGACGGCGTCATGGTTATGGCCGAGAACGCGGCGGTCAAGACCAATCGCCTCGCCCTGCTGACCATGGTTGCTGAACTGTTTGCCGGAATTGCCGACTTCGCCCGAATCTCCTGA
- a CDS encoding type II secretion system protein yields the protein MRTSVDKRIRPLRNQHGITLMIVLVMVVIMGLSMGIAGSTWRTVVQRAKEQELLFRGDQYRRAIESYFSVKHGGKTGLLPSSLEDLLKDPRFPGTVRHIRKLYKDPMTGEDFVIIKDKRSGGRIKGVRSDSKQVPFKKDGFAKEYEKFADAASYREWEFVFEPPRSGNRRVAPGRPGQARPGQPRGVQVPPPSSGAGTPGLPPTEGN from the coding sequence ATGCGAACGTCTGTCGATAAAAGAATCCGTCCGCTGCGCAACCAGCATGGCATCACCCTGATGATTGTCCTGGTGATGGTGGTGATCATGGGGTTGAGCATGGGGATCGCCGGCTCGACCTGGCGCACCGTGGTGCAGCGGGCCAAGGAGCAGGAGCTGCTGTTTCGCGGGGACCAGTACCGGCGGGCGATCGAGAGCTACTTCAGCGTCAAGCACGGCGGCAAGACCGGGCTGCTGCCCTCCTCCCTCGAAGACCTGCTTAAAGACCCGCGTTTCCCCGGCACCGTCAGGCATATCCGCAAGCTGTACAAGGATCCGATGACCGGAGAGGACTTCGTGATCATTAAAGATAAACGTTCCGGCGGCCGGATCAAGGGAGTGCGCAGCGACAGCAAGCAGGTGCCGTTCAAGAAGGACGGCTTTGCCAAGGAATACGAGAAATTCGCCGATGCCGCCAGCTACCGGGAATGGGAGTTCGTTTTCGAGCCGCCCCGTTCCGGAAACCGCCGGGTGGCCCCCGGCAGGCCCGGCCAGGCCCGGCCGGGGCAGCCGCGAGGGGTACAGGTTCCGCCGCCCTCTTCAGGGGCCGGAACTCCCGGCCTGCCGCCGACCGAGGGCAATTGA
- the recO gene encoding DNA repair protein RecO codes for MHPQKSDAIILQHIDYGESDRIVTFFTPEQGLLKGFARGARKSRKRFGAALEPFSGVRLIWRQRPNSSLLNLQEAELLDLRDGLRRDLKALALAAYGCELVTALFGEGGAHPEVYAMLKSLLDQLDVDGGCAEYRLLLELRLLRLSGHEPHLLHCAVCGGALPEQVHFSAEQGGSLCPVCRVPGARPVSLATLGSLARCRETPADRFAGFHLGATTLGEGAPLCTAALDAQLPRRIKSREFLDRLEPLPAAPRPSDGGGHS; via the coding sequence ATGCACCCGCAGAAAAGCGACGCCATCATCCTGCAGCATATCGACTACGGTGAGAGCGACCGTATCGTCACCTTCTTCACTCCGGAGCAGGGACTGCTGAAGGGGTTCGCGCGCGGGGCGCGCAAGAGCCGCAAGCGTTTCGGGGCGGCGCTGGAGCCTTTTTCCGGCGTGCGGCTGATTTGGCGGCAGCGGCCCAATTCCTCCCTGCTCAACCTGCAGGAGGCCGAACTGCTCGACCTGCGGGACGGGTTGCGGCGAGACCTGAAGGCGCTGGCGCTGGCCGCCTACGGCTGTGAACTGGTGACGGCGCTGTTCGGCGAGGGGGGCGCGCATCCGGAGGTCTATGCGATGCTGAAGTCTCTGCTCGACCAGCTCGATGTCGACGGCGGCTGCGCCGAGTACCGGCTGCTGCTGGAGCTGCGGCTGCTGCGGCTCTCGGGGCACGAGCCGCACCTGCTGCATTGCGCGGTCTGCGGCGGAGCGCTGCCGGAGCAGGTGCATTTCAGCGCCGAGCAGGGCGGCAGTCTCTGCCCGGTTTGCCGGGTGCCGGGCGCACGACCGGTCTCGCTGGCGACCCTCGGCAGCCTGGCCCGCTGCCGGGAGACACCCGCCGACCGATTCGCCGGTTTCCATCTCGGCGCCACCACCCTCGGCGAGGGGGCGCCGCTCTGTACCGCGGCCCTCGATGCGCAGCTGCCGCGGAGGATCAAAAGCCGGGAATTCCTTGATCGCCTGGAACCCCTGCCGGCGGCGCCGCGGCCGTCCGATGGGGGCGGTCATTCTTGA
- the glyQ gene encoding glycine--tRNA ligase subunit alpha — translation MTFQNLILALQNYWAEQGCIIQQPYDMEKGAGTFHPATFLRSLGPEPWKVAYVEPSRRPTDGRYGENPNRLQHYYQFQVILKPAPEDIQELYLNSLKSFGLNPAQHDIRFVEDDWESPTLGAWGLGWEVWLDGMEITQFTYFQQVGGIDLKPVSGEITYGIERIAMYLQGVDNVYDLDWGGGLKYGDVHHQTEVEFSHYNFEQADTAMLFTLFDMYEKECLRLAEAELVFPAYDFVLKSSHAFNLLDARGAISVTERAHYIGRVRNLSRACAECYVKQREKMGYPLLKK, via the coding sequence GTGACCTTTCAGAATCTGATCCTCGCCCTGCAGAACTACTGGGCGGAACAGGGCTGCATCATCCAGCAGCCCTATGATATGGAAAAGGGCGCCGGAACCTTTCATCCGGCGACCTTTTTGCGTTCCCTGGGCCCCGAACCGTGGAAGGTCGCCTATGTCGAGCCGTCCCGACGGCCGACCGACGGTCGTTACGGCGAAAACCCGAACCGGCTGCAGCACTACTACCAGTTCCAGGTGATTCTCAAGCCGGCCCCGGAGGATATCCAGGAGCTCTACCTCAATTCGCTCAAAAGCTTCGGCCTCAACCCGGCCCAGCATGACATCCGCTTTGTCGAGGATGACTGGGAGTCGCCGACCCTCGGCGCCTGGGGGCTCGGCTGGGAGGTCTGGCTGGACGGCATGGAGATCACCCAGTTCACCTACTTCCAGCAGGTCGGCGGCATCGACCTGAAGCCGGTTTCGGGTGAAATCACCTACGGTATCGAGCGGATCGCCATGTACCTGCAGGGGGTCGACAACGTCTACGACCTCGACTGGGGCGGCGGCCTGAAATACGGTGATGTCCACCACCAGACCGAGGTGGAGTTCTCCCACTACAATTTCGAGCAGGCCGATACGGCGATGCTCTTCACGCTGTTCGACATGTACGAAAAGGAGTGCCTGCGGCTGGCCGAGGCGGAGCTGGTCTTCCCGGCCTACGACTTCGTCCTCAAGTCGTCGCATGCCTTCAACCTGCTCGACGCCCGCGGGGCGATCTCGGTGACCGAGCGCGCCCACTACATCGGCCGGGTGCGCAACCTCTCCCGGGCCTGCGCCGAGTGCTACGTCAAGCAGCGTGAAAAGATGGGTTATCCCCTGCTGAAAAAATAA